A single window of Anomaloglossus baeobatrachus isolate aAnoBae1 chromosome 5, aAnoBae1.hap1, whole genome shotgun sequence DNA harbors:
- the LOC142311669 gene encoding cyclin-dependent kinase 5 activator 1-like: MGTVLSVSPSYRKAGLFEGSSSSVAHYTAVQNSKNGKSLKRHSFISVLPWKRLVAVSSKKRQPKKGQANGSYQNNVTHLNSENLKKSLSPSNISSFTQDSKDSIIKDSVSSVNKSVQQQVHSSPKRVVVQASTSELLRCLGEFLCRRCYKLKHLSPTEPVLWLRSVDRSLLLQGWQDQGFITPANVVFLYMLCRDVISSELNSEQELQASLLTCVYLSYSYMGNEISYPLKPFLVESSKEAFWDRCLSVIGLMSPKMLRINADPQYFTQIFADLKAEGGQEEKNRLFIGLDR, encoded by the coding sequence ATGGGGACTGTCCTCTCTGTGTCCCCAAGCTACCGCAAGGCAGGACTTTTTGAAGGGAGCTCCTCAAGTGTGGCCCATTATACTGCCGTCCAAAACAGCAAGAATGGAAAATCTCTGAAGAGACATTCCTTCATCTCTGTCTTGCCCTGGAAGAGACTGGTGGCCGTTTCGTCCAAGAAGAGACAGCCGAAGAAAGGCCAAGCCAATGGCAGTTATCAGAATAATGTTACTCATCTCAATAGTGAGAATTTAAAGAAGTCTTTGTCTCCTTCAAATATATCAAGCTTCACGCAAGACTCTAAAGATTCCATTATTAAAGACTCAGTTTCCTCTGTTAACAAGTCTGTCCAGCAGCAAGTGCACTCTTCTCCAAAGCGAGTGGTAGTACAAGCATCCACCAGCGAGCTGCTACGATGTTTAGGAGAGTTCCTATGTCGAAGGTGTTACAAACTCAAACATCTCTCCCCTACAGAACCCGTACTGTGGCTAAGAAGTGTTGACAGGTCTCTTCTCCTCCAAGGGTGGCAGGATCAAGGCTTCATTACCCCGGCCAATGTAGTTTTTCTTTACATGCTCTGTCGAGACGTCATATCGTCTGAGCTTAACAGTGAGCAAGAACTTCAGGCATCTTTGTTAACTTGTGTCTATCTGTCATATTCCTACATGGGCAATGAGATCTCCTACCCACTCAAGCCTTTCCTAGTGGAGAGCTCAAAAGAAGCCTTTTGGGACCGTTGCCTTTCTGTCATTGGACTAATGAGTCCAAAGATGCTGCGCATCAATGCTGACCCTCAGTATTTCACTCAGATCTTTGCTGATCTAAAAGCAGAAGGTGGACAAGAAGAAAAGAACCGACTGTTCATTGGACTGGATCGGTGA